TGAACGTCGGCACCACATCACACCGCCTCCCTCGGGATCGCTGACCGTCCGTCGGTCGGCTGTACAGCCACGGCGACCGAACGCGCGGCGAGGACCTGGAGTCGACCCGCGAACCGTCGACGAGATCACGACGCCCGCGCGGGCGGCGATCCGAGTCGAACCTCAGCGATCGCGGACCTCGTCGGCGACGGTCCGAACCGTCTCGTACTCCCCGTCGCTGTACGTGACGAACCGGACCTCCGAGAGCGACGCCGGCTCGTACGAGCCGATCTCCTCGGCGATGATCCGCGCCCCGTCCGCGAGGTCGAAACCCGCGACACCGCAGCCGAGCGCGGGGATCACGAGCGACTCGCAGCCGAGCTCGTCGGCCCTCTCCAGGCTGTTGCGCGTCGCGTCCCGGACGCTCTCGGTGGTGGCCTTCCCGTCCCCGTAGTGGGGCATCGCGGCGGCGTGGATCACGTACTCGCAGTCGAGGTCGTAGCCGTCGGTGACGGCTACCTCGCCGAGCTCTATCGGTCCCTCCGCGGTCGCCGCCTCGTCGATCTCCTCGCCCGCACCCCGTCTGAGCGCGCCGGCGACGCCCGAGCCCATCCGCAGGCTCGTCCCCGCCGCGTTCACCAGCGCGTCGGCCCGTTGCGCCGCGATGTCCCCCTGGATCACGGTGAACTCCATGCTCGAGCGTAGTTCGTCCGCGAGTATAAATCTGGGAGCGGGCTCCGTTCCCCTGCTACCAGGCCGCCCGGAGCACCCGCTCTATCTCGTCGACGGTCGGGTCCGTAGGGGAGCGCTCCATCGGCGGATCGTCGACGACGAACGCGGCGATCGCCGGCAGGTCCTCCTCTCGCGTCTCCGGGAGCTCCCGGAGACGCGCCGGCAGGCCGATCGAGTCGCGGACCTCCGCGACCCGCTCGACCACGGCGTCGGCCACCTCGTCGTCCGAGAGTCCCTCCGGATCGACCCCGAACCCGCGTGCCAGGAGCGACCGGCTCCCGTCCACCTCGCCGAAGAGGTACTCGAGCACGTGGGGGACGACGGCCGCGTGGACCGCCCCCTGCTGGACCGAGTACCGCCGCGCGAACCCGTGGCCGAACGCGTGGACGATCGAGATCTTCCGATCGAGCTGGACGAGCAACGAGCCGACGACCGCCCGGTCCATCGCCTCCCTTTCCTCGGCAGCGTCCTCGCCCTCCCCGACGACCCGTGGCAGGGCGTCACTCATGAGCCGTAGCCCGTGGACCGCGAGCGCGTCGCTCACCGGGTTCGCGTCCCGGGCGTACGGCGTCTCGATCCCCTTGTCCAGGCCGTTCATCGCCGAACCCGCCAGGACGCCAGGGGGACTCGTCTCGACCAGCGCCGGGTCGGCCACGTCCGCGATCGGCATCGCCGACCCGCTGACGGTGATCGGTTGGCCCGTCGGCGAGTCGGATGCAGGGAGGACCTCGAGCGAGCCGCCCGCCGAGACGTCCGCACCGGCGAACGTCGTCGGGACCACGACCACGGGGAGGGGATCCTCCGTCGGCTCCGGCGAGCGAACCGCCCCCTCGAGCGCCTCCTCCCGGAGGTCCGAGAGCGATCGGTCGTCGGTCGCGAGGAGGCTCGCCTGCCGAGCGGTGTCGAGGCTGCTCCCGCCGCCGACGCCCACGAGGACGTCCGCCCCCGTCTCCTCTGCTTGCCCGATCAGGGAGAAGGCGGTCTCGACCCGTTTCTCGGGGACCGTCCCGTCGAACGTTCCGACGTGACGCTCTCCCAGCCCCTCGCGAATCCGTGCCATCAGCGCCTCGTTCGCCCCGACGTTCGATCCACAGACGATCAGCGCGCGGTCACGGCCCCGCCTCGCGAGGTACTCACCGAGGTCGGCCACGCGCCCGCGACCGTAGAGCAGATCACAGCCCCGGTAGTCGTACTCGAACGAACCGGCGATCGGTAGCATGTGTCCCCCTCATCGGGACGCGATAAAGCGGTGGCGAAAGCGGTACTCAGTTGCGAGCGGGGTCGAACCGCTCGAACCAGGCCGCCAGCTCCTCGTACCGGTGGATCGCCCGGTCGGGATCGTCCACCGCGTGGTGCTCTCCGGGGTAGACGACGAGTTTCGCGGGAACGCCACGCTTTTTCACGCTCACGTAGAGCTGTTCGGCCTGGGAGGGCGGACAGCGCCAGTCCTCGCCACCCGCGGTGACCAGAAGCGGCGTCTCGATCCGATCCACGTCCGTGATCGAGGAGGCGCCGTCGTAGGTTTCGCGCTCCTCCCACGGCAGGCCGAAGTCGTTCTCCAGCCACAGGTGCGTGTCGTCGGTGCCGAAACAGGACCGGAGGTCGTAGATGCCGTGCTCGGCCGCCGCTGCGGTGTAGAGATCGGTCTGGGAGACGAGGAACGCGGTCGATATTCCGCCGTAGGAGAAGCCGGTGACGAAGAGTCCGTCCTCCTCGGCCCAGCCGCGTTCGACGAGCGCCTCGGTACAGGCGGCGACGTCGGTGACCTCGTGGGTCCCCCAGCGGCCTCTGAGGCGCTCGCAGAACTCCCGGCCGTAGGAGGAACTCCCGCTGTAGTTGGGTCGCATCACGAGGTAGCCTCGAGAGGTCCAGTACGCGAAGTCGAAGCCCCGGACCGGCTCGTCGTAGGACATCGGCCCGCCGTGGATCGCGACGAGCAGCGGCCGGGCGACGGGCGCTTCCGGGTCGAACTCCTCGGGGTAGTAGACGAGCGCTTCGACCGTCTCCCCCTCGCTCTCGACGTCGATCCGGGTCATCTCCGGGAAGGCGTCGGCACGCTCGAAGCCCGCGTTCAGGTCGGCCAGCCTCGTGAACGGCTTTTCTCCGCCGTCGAGGGCCGCCGCGTCGAGGGCGTACGGATCGAAACCGGTACCTGGTTCGTTGACGAGTAGTGCGACGGTCTCCGAGGCGACCGAACAGCCAGCGAGCGAGCGCCCCTCCCCCTGGGCGTCGAGCGTCCACTCGGCGTCATCGTCGAGCGGGAGCCGGGCCAGCCGAGTGTTGCCCTCGTTCGCGATCCGTGCGAGAACTGTCTCGGAATCGAGCCAGTGCGGTTCGGCGTCCCGCGCGACGGTCCGGTCGAGGCTCGCCGAGAGCGAGCGGACCTCTCCATCCGTCACGAACACTTCCGAGGGGACGTACCAGTTGTCGGGCTGTCCGGCGACGAACGCGAGGCGCTCGCCGTCGGGACTCCAGGTCGGCGCGCTCGCCATCAGCGAGCCGTCGGTTCTCTCCCTGAGATCCGAACCGTCCGGCTCGATCGTGCAGACGTCCATCGCGTAGGAGTCGTCGGGCTCTCCCTCCCGGTTCGTGACGAACGCGATCCGCTCGCCGGGCGCCCAGGCGGGCTGGAGCCCCGATAGCGGCTCCATCGCTCCCGCGCCGTAGGCCTCGTCGAGGCGCGTCTCCTCGCGACTCCCGTACTCGATCACGAAGAGGTAGCTCCGCACCGTGTCGAGCCAGCCCACCCCGTCCGCTTTGTGCTGGAGGCGTTCGGTCTCGACGGGCCCGCCAGCCTCGCGTCGCTCTATATACTCCCGTTCCTCCTCCGTCGGATCGCGCGCGGAGATCACCAGTCGGTCGCCCTCCGGCCCCCAGGCGAACTCGCGGACGCCCTCCTCGCGGTCGGTGAGCTGTCTCGCGTCGCCCCCACGGGCGAGGTCGAACGCCCAGAGCTGCGTTTTCGGCTCGTCGTCGCCGTCGGCGTCGCCCTCGTCCTCGCCGTTTCCGACCGCTTCGTCCTCCCGGCCCACCCGGAGCTCCGTGTCGGGTTCCCGGGCCGCGAGGAACGCGAGTTTGGAGCCGTCAGGGCTCCACGCCGGCGAGGAGGCCGACGAGGCGCGGGTGAGTCGGTGGGGCCTTTCGCTCGCGTCGGTCGGGACGACGAGCAGCGACGACCGCCTCGTCTCCTCGGTCGGATCGAACTCGTCGACGACGAGGGCGAGTCGGTCGCCGTCGGGCGAGAGCGCGAGCTCGGTCGGGGTGCGGAGGTCGTAGAGCGCCTCCGCCGGTAGCTCGGACATGCGACCACGTCGGCACGGTAGGCCATGAACGCCGGTCTTCCGGCAACCGACCTCGAGGGATTCCCGGCGTTCGCTCGCTGACCCTCCGGTACCGTACGGCAGCGTGCGGGGAAGGTCGATAGCTTTCTAGAACGGACGCGGGTGGTCGGCAGAAAAATCGGACGTCCGGTCCACCGATCCGGTCGCGACGTCTCAGTTCGTCAGCCGCACGAGGAACCCCTCGAGACGCTCGAGCATCTCGAGCGATGGCGTTCCGGGCAGGTAGAGTTCGAGTTCCGGCTGCTCGTCGGCGACCGCGTCGTCGTGGATGGTTCGACTCATACCTGTTCGTTCGCGCGACGCGCATTTAAGAATTCGCAATAATCTTTTTCGAAACGGAAAACAAAAATCGTGATCGAGTGATAGTGACACCCGATCCGGCGGGGCCGCGGAGTTGCCAGAGGCACTACCCTCCCCCGTCGGATCCCTCTGTGGCCCGCCGCGACGCTCGTTCGCCGAGGTCACCCGGCTCACCGAGGGGGCTCGCTCGCGTAGACGGACGGAGCTGCTTTACACCTCGTCCCCCAGCGGGTTCTTCGAGTCGCCACGGACCCTCACCGGGCGGGAGGTCGCCGACACTCGGCGTCTCCCAGCCGACGTTCGCGACCCACCTCTACGGAGCGGAACGGGCGGTCTGTGACGTGCCGTTCGAGGGACCGTGACGGTCGCGGTCTCAGTATTGAACCCTCGGGGAGGCAGCTCCTCGGTATCTAGCGTCAACTGACTTTCGGGTTTTCCTCGTACGGGGGGATGGCGGTCGGTGGGACGGTGACGACCACACTGCTCGTCGACGAGCGTGACCGCCGGATCGGGGGAGTCCGACCCGCCTCTGACACGGGCTCACCCCGCCCCTCGACGTCCGACGGTCTGCTCGAGATGCGGTGCGCTCGGGGATTCGGGGGTCTCTTTCCGGTGACGACACCCGCTGCCGAGCGTGTCGGCCCCGACCACGACACCTCCGAGGTCCGGAGGCCGTAGCGAGGGACTCCGACGCCCGGGACGCTCCCCCGCCGATCGAACGAGGTGAGAACCCGTTCTTTCATTTCGCCTCGGTTCGAACCCCACCTGATGAACTCGCTCCATCCCCGCATCCGCCTCGTCTGGATCGGACAGGCGGTCGTCTCCGCGGCGTTCTTCGCCCTCGTCGCCGGCGTGGTGGACTTCTTCACCGTCGAGGTCGGCCTCCCCCTCGCCGGCGGCGTCTTCCTCGCCTTCTTCGTGCTATTCGCGTTCCACAGCCTGCTCCGGTATCGGGTCTGGCGTTACGAGATCAGAGGCGACGAACTCTACCTCGAACGCGGCGTGTTCACCCGGGTGAAGACGGTCGTTCCGTTCGTGCGGATCCAGCACGTCGACTCGCGGCGCAGTCCGCTTGAACGGCTCACCGGACTCGCGAGTACGGTGGTCTACACCGCGGGATCGCGCGGGGCCGACGTCACCGTCCCGGGACTCACCCCCACGGGAGCCGACGACCTCCAGGCCCGGCTCAAGCGGCTCGCGACCGAGGCCGAGGGTGACGACGCCGTATGACCGGGACGAAACTGCACCCCGTCTCGATCCCCTACCGGGTCGTCCAGGGCGGGATCGGACTGCTCCCGCTCGTGATCTTCGGGGGGATATTCGCCGCGCCGGTCGTCGGCGGCCTCTCGCTCGTGCTGCTCCCCGTGGCCGTCGTCGTCGTCGTCGGTCTCCTGATCGCCTGGCAGGTCGCCTACTATCGGAGATTCGAGTACGAACTCACCCCCGACACGTTCGACATCCGATCGGGCGTGATCTCGCGGCGCAACCGAGAGATCCCATACGCCCGCATCCAGAACATCGACATCTCGCGTAACGTCGTCCAGCGGGCGCTCGACGTCGCGGAGGTCCGCATCGAGACCGCCGGCGGGAGCCAGACGGAGGCGATGTTGCGTTACGTCGCCTACGAGGAGGCCAAACGCCTCCAGAACGACCTCCGGAGACAGAAACGCGACGCGGAGGCGGCGGTGGGCGAACCCGAGGAGGAGAGACCCGAACGGGCGCTCTACGAGATCACGCCGAACGACCTGCTCGTCCTCGCGGTCGCCTCCTTCGACCTCAGGCTCGCCTCCGCGGTGTTCGTCCTGCTCTCGTTCGCTGCGCCGGGCGTCCTGGTGGACGTCGTCGCGGGGCTGCCCATCAGTCCGATCGTGGTCGTCGCGGTCGGCCTCGCGCTCGTCGTGGTCGGCTCGGCGCTCCTGAGCGGCGTCGGTGCGGTGTTCAACACCTACGGCTTCCGACTCACGCAGGCCGGCGACGAACTCCGCTACGAGCGCGGGCTGATCCAGCGCTTCGACGGGACGATTCCCCTGGATAAGGTCCAGACGCTCGCC
This region of Halalkalicoccus sp. CGA53 genomic DNA includes:
- a CDS encoding iron-containing alcohol dehydrogenase family protein, whose amino-acid sequence is MLPIAGSFEYDYRGCDLLYGRGRVADLGEYLARRGRDRALIVCGSNVGANEALMARIREGLGERHVGTFDGTVPEKRVETAFSLIGQAEETGADVLVGVGGGSSLDTARQASLLATDDRSLSDLREEALEGAVRSPEPTEDPLPVVVVPTTFAGADVSAGGSLEVLPASDSPTGQPITVSGSAMPIADVADPALVETSPPGVLAGSAMNGLDKGIETPYARDANPVSDALAVHGLRLMSDALPRVVGEGEDAAEEREAMDRAVVGSLLVQLDRKISIVHAFGHGFARRYSVQQGAVHAAVVPHVLEYLFGEVDGSRSLLARGFGVDPEGLSDDEVADAVVERVAEVRDSIGLPARLRELPETREEDLPAIAAFVVDDPPMERSPTDPTVDEIERVLRAAW
- a CDS encoding PH domain-containing protein, with protein sequence MNSLHPRIRLVWIGQAVVSAAFFALVAGVVDFFTVEVGLPLAGGVFLAFFVLFAFHSLLRYRVWRYEIRGDELYLERGVFTRVKTVVPFVRIQHVDSRRSPLERLTGLASTVVYTAGSRGADVTVPGLTPTGADDLQARLKRLATEAEGDDAV
- a CDS encoding macro domain-containing protein, translating into MEFTVIQGDIAAQRADALVNAAGTSLRMGSGVAGALRRGAGEEIDEAATAEGPIELGEVAVTDGYDLDCEYVIHAAAMPHYGDGKATTESVRDATRNSLERADELGCESLVIPALGCGVAGFDLADGARIIAEEIGSYEPASLSEVRFVTYSDGEYETVRTVADEVRDR
- a CDS encoding S9 family peptidase, which codes for MSELPAEALYDLRTPTELALSPDGDRLALVVDEFDPTEETRRSSLLVVPTDASERPHRLTRASSASSPAWSPDGSKLAFLAAREPDTELRVGREDEAVGNGEDEGDADGDDEPKTQLWAFDLARGGDARQLTDREEGVREFAWGPEGDRLVISARDPTEEEREYIERREAGGPVETERLQHKADGVGWLDTVRSYLFVIEYGSREETRLDEAYGAGAMEPLSGLQPAWAPGERIAFVTNREGEPDDSYAMDVCTIEPDGSDLRERTDGSLMASAPTWSPDGERLAFVAGQPDNWYVPSEVFVTDGEVRSLSASLDRTVARDAEPHWLDSETVLARIANEGNTRLARLPLDDDAEWTLDAQGEGRSLAGCSVASETVALLVNEPGTGFDPYALDAAALDGGEKPFTRLADLNAGFERADAFPEMTRIDVESEGETVEALVYYPEEFDPEAPVARPLLVAIHGGPMSYDEPVRGFDFAYWTSRGYLVMRPNYSGSSSYGREFCERLRGRWGTHEVTDVAACTEALVERGWAEEDGLFVTGFSYGGISTAFLVSQTDLYTAAAAEHGIYDLRSCFGTDDTHLWLENDFGLPWEERETYDGASSITDVDRIETPLLVTAGGEDWRCPPSQAEQLYVSVKKRGVPAKLVVYPGEHHAVDDPDRAIHRYEELAAWFERFDPARN